The Apteryx mantelli isolate bAptMan1 chromosome Z, bAptMan1.hap1, whole genome shotgun sequence genome has a segment encoding these proteins:
- the LOC106496779 gene encoding programmed cell death 1 ligand 2 has translation MFGIVTVLLLEMQLCAVSALFTVEVPQQLYVVAYGSNVTMECRFPVNGSLNLELLSVVWEQKRQGQPKSKEVYTLRNGKAFPSSQHDDYIGRAALLPNELKMGRAMLQITSVKITDAGSYLCLIEYQGADYKYITLEVKASYQRINTQIMRKSDEDQFVSMCQSEGFPLAEVFWQNEKKFNLSESANTTYTLTADGLYNVTSVLTFKPNMSEIYSCIFWNKELNEKTSAHISTLAVMSTRYNGQKSLILFIIPTCVMVAVLLSALIIFQKRKSFKNCNAKKGHNCNSQTQALCLSTVRVPGDGRNVSL, from the exons ATGTTTGGAATCGTGACAGTCCTGTTGCTGGAAATGCAGCTCTGTGCGGTTTCAG CTTTATTTACAGTTGAAGTTCCTCAACAGCTATACGTTGTGGCGTATGGGAGCAATGTGACCATGGAGTGCAGATTCCCAGTGAATGGCTCGTTGAACCTTGAACTCTTAAGCGTTGTCTGGGAGCAGAAAAGGCAAGGTCAGCCAAAATCGAAAGAGGTTTACACACTTCGCAATGGGAAGGCATTCCCTTCATCCCAGCATGATGATTATATAGGAAGAGCTGCACTGTTACCCAATGAATTGAAAATGGGGCGAGCTATGCTTCAAATCACCAGCGTAAAGATCACGGACGCAGGATCGTACCTCTGTCTCATTGAATACCAGGGAGCTGACTACAAGTACATTACTTTGGAAGTAAAAG CATCCTACCAGAGAATAAACACACAAATAATGAGAAAATCAGATGAAGACCAGTTTGTTTCTATGTGCCAGTCAGAAGGCTTTCCTCTGGCAGAGGTATTCTGgcaaaatgagaagaaatttaATCTCAGTGAATCTGCAAATACCACCTATACCTTGACTGCAGACGGCCTGTACAACGTAACCAGTGTCCTGACGTTCAAACCAAACATGAGTGAGATCTACAGCTGCATATTCTGGAATAAAGAACTGAATGAAAAAACATCAGCTCACATTTCCACTTTAG CTGTAATGAGTACACGGTATAATGGACAAAAATCACTGATCTTATTTATCATCCCCACATGTGTGATGGTAGCTGTTCTTCTCTCTGCATTAATAatctttcaaaagagaaaatcatTCAAGAACTGCAATGCCAAAAAAG gacATAATTGTAACTCTCAAACTCAGGCTTTATGCTTGTCAACTGTCAGAGTACCAGGAGATGGCAGGAACGTGAGTCTATGA